In Acropora palmata chromosome 7, jaAcrPala1.3, whole genome shotgun sequence, one genomic interval encodes:
- the LOC141887129 gene encoding uncharacterized protein LOC141887129 — MIKSAKKAIYRVIGSSNVTDEELITAVAGVESLVNSRPLTYQSADPRDVIPLTPNHFPHGQLDGQFAPETVDTTEISPHKRWRKVQEIVSQVWKSWLQEYLPLLNRRPKWTEVVIDLKNDIVLVLEPNLPRGQWPLGRITETYPGRDGHTRVPKIHCEMKTVVRPIHKVVPLQEGHDNEQ, encoded by the coding sequence ATGATTAAGTCAGCTAAGAAGGCAATCTACAGAGTTATTGGAAGCAGTAATGTTACCGATGAGGAGCTCATTACTGCTGTGGCTGGGGTCGAGAGCCTAGTAAACTCTCGACCACTTACCTACCAATCTGCTGACCCACGAGATGTTATACCACTAACCCCAAACCATTTCCCACATGGACAGCTTGATGGACAATTTGCCCCTGAAACCGTCGACACCACAGAAATCAGCCCACACAAACGGTGGCGAAAAGTCCAGGAGATTGTATCCCAGGTTTGGAAAAGTTGGCTACAGGAGTACCTTCCATTGTTGAACAGACGACCAAAGTGGACAGAAGTTGTGATAGATTTAAAGAATGACATCGTGCTAGTCCTGGAGCCAAATCTGCCCAGAGGACAATGGCCTCTGGGGCGCATTACCGAAACCTACCCAGGGAGGGATGGGCACACTAGAGTTCCCAAAATCCATTGTGAGATGAAAACCGTTGTGAGACCCATCCACAAAGTTGTGCCTTTACAAGAAGGCCATGACAACGAGCAATGA